Genomic window (Aquimarina sp. BL5):
GTTACGGATGAGAAAGTTAGATTAGTGGGACCTATACAAACTCCAGCGGGAACCGCCAGAAGAGTAGCTGAACTACTAGATAGAAAACCCGAAGAAGTTTCAGTTGATATGACAAGAATGGGTGGAGGTTTTGGTAGAAGGTTATATGGTGACTTTGCCTTAGAAGCTGCAGAAATATCTAATATTTCCAAAAAACCGGTGAAGGTTGTTTATTCCAGAGAAGATGATATGTCTGCAGGAATTTATAGACCTGCAATTAAATATAAGATTAGTGCTGCTATCAAAGATGGTAAGTTAACGGGGTATCATCTGAAAGAAGCTGCTGTTAATTCTAATATGTATGGATTGATTCCAAACTTTTTTCCAGCGGGAGCTGTCGAGAATTACCAGGTAGATGTAGCAAAGTATGATAGTAATATTACTATTGGAGCGTGGAGAGCGCCTTATACTAATTTCTTAGCTTTTGCAGAACAAAGCTTTTTTGATGATCTGGCAGAGTTAATGGAAGTAGATAATATTCAATTGCGATTGGATTTGTTACAAAATGTGAAAGGTAATACGGATGAACGAATACAATATTCCCCAGAACGTTTAGAAAAGGTAATTAAAACAGCAATTGAAAAATCTGAATGGGGTAAAAAACCAGAAGGAGTATATCAAGGATTTAGTTCTTATTATTGTCATAATACACATGTTGCCGAAGTGGCAGATGTAGTACTAGTAGACGATCAACCTGTTGTTAAGAAAGTGACTTGTGTTGTTGATTGCGGAATCGTAGTAAATCCGCTAGGAGCAAAAAACCAAATTGAAGGAGGAGTTATTGATGGTATTGGTCACGCTATGTATGGAGATTTTTCTTTTAAAGATGGAGAACCACAAGACACGAATTTTGATACCTATCGTTTGATACGAATGAATGAAACTCCTATTGTAGAAACGCATTTTATAGAGAGTAACATCGCTCCTACAGGATTAGGGGAACCGACATTACCACCGGCAGGAGCTGCAGTAGCTAATGCTATTAAAGCAGCAAAAGGAGTGAGGTTGACAAAACAACCCTTTGTTAAGAATATGGATACCAAAGCAGTGTTGGGATAGTGTATGACACACGAGTTTAAAGAAATAATAGCATCATATCATAAAGCGAGTCAGAAGGGAATCCGAGCCGTCATTGCAACAGTAGTTGATATTGACGGCTCGTCATACCGACGGCCTGGCGTAGGGATGCTTATTTTAGAAAATGGTCAAATGACTGGTGCTTTGAGCGGTGGTTGTGTAGAAAAAGAAGTATTACGACAATCACAATCGGTTTTTATTACAGGTAGAGCGAAGATGATGACCTATAATGGTCGGTATCGTTTAGGTTGCGAAGGAATCTTATACATATTAATCGAACCTTTTTCTATAAGTTACAATACTGTTAGTACTGTACAGCAATATTTAGCTTCACGAAAACCTTTTGAGATTAAGTCTTATTATAATAAAGAAAAGGAAAGTGATAGTTTAATGGGATCCATAGTTTCGTTTGGTGAAAGTCAAGAATTTAGATTCTCAGATTATTTTGAGTTGAGTACTTCGCAGCAAGATCCTG
Coding sequences:
- a CDS encoding xanthine dehydrogenase family protein molybdopterin-binding subunit, producing MKRITTPSVSRRSFIRTSALAGGGILIGFNLFQACKPEVTPPTDIVDIADLNFNDFNAFIKIADNGMVTIFSPNPEIGQGVKTSMPMLIAEELDVAWKNVHVAQGALDTKNFTRQVAGGSQSLRQGWEPLRQTGATARQMLVNAAAVKWGVDPSTCSTENGVIKNSNGDTLGYGEVVKEAASLEIPESVKLKDPKDFNIIGKDIHNVDVDKIVTGKSLFGLDYKEEGMVYVSVLRPPAFGKKLHDFDVTEAKEVTGVIDAFKFGDKIAVLAENTWAAMKGKKAVKAQWVNDSKLENTKDHDKALTDLLNGKEFNTMRADGDVKKAFAAADKVLERVYESPFLPHNCMEPMNFFAHVTDEKVRLVGPIQTPAGTARRVAELLDRKPEEVSVDMTRMGGGFGRRLYGDFALEAAEISNISKKPVKVVYSREDDMSAGIYRPAIKYKISAAIKDGKLTGYHLKEAAVNSNMYGLIPNFFPAGAVENYQVDVAKYDSNITIGAWRAPYTNFLAFAEQSFFDDLAELMEVDNIQLRLDLLQNVKGNTDERIQYSPERLEKVIKTAIEKSEWGKKPEGVYQGFSSYYCHNTHVAEVADVVLVDDQPVVKKVTCVVDCGIVVNPLGAKNQIEGGVIDGIGHAMYGDFSFKDGEPQDTNFDTYRLIRMNETPIVETHFIESNIAPTGLGEPTLPPAGAAVANAIKAAKGVRLTKQPFVKNMDTKAVLG